From a region of the Chthoniobacterales bacterium genome:
- a CDS encoding glycosyltransferase family 1 protein has translation MQEHLAVSREPIRVALDARYVREKPSGIGAYVQALVERLPGLAPADHFFFWAHPLAPQPLSPATNTSAVVVRPGPNSPWPLLWPRRYASFDGVDVFHAPHNLMPRGLPCPSVVTIHDVMALERPDLHLQGPERVVKSVYYPQAIWRALKHATRLIAQSKATADRICAVCPEAAARLSVISLGPDADLRPAVDLNAAKARAAKLIGTESPYLLLVGANTASKRHDLAIAAFAAAVPPPWQLVLVQRRKGRGALVRLANRLHVADRIVWLETIARQDLITLLQAAGGLVQPSVYEGFGLPVLEAMACACPVIASDIAPFREVTAGAVLLFPAGDLDGLSRALKDFVKSARLRQSLAEQGLSRARDFSWDRCAQETMQVYRDAAAKGH, from the coding sequence ATGCAAGAACACCTCGCGGTCTCGCGTGAGCCGATCCGGGTTGCCCTCGACGCGCGCTATGTTCGCGAGAAGCCGAGCGGGATTGGGGCGTACGTGCAGGCTTTGGTGGAACGGTTGCCCGGTCTGGCCCCTGCCGATCATTTTTTCTTTTGGGCGCATCCGCTCGCTCCCCAGCCGCTTTCGCCGGCGACGAACACCTCCGCGGTGGTCGTTCGGCCGGGGCCGAACTCGCCCTGGCCGCTTCTTTGGCCGCGGCGCTATGCTTCCTTTGACGGCGTCGATGTTTTCCACGCGCCCCACAACCTGATGCCCCGAGGGTTGCCGTGCCCGAGCGTGGTGACGATCCACGATGTCATGGCACTCGAAAGGCCCGACCTGCATTTGCAGGGCCCCGAGCGGGTCGTGAAGAGCGTTTATTATCCGCAGGCCATTTGGCGCGCTCTCAAGCACGCCACCCGTTTGATCGCGCAAAGCAAAGCAACCGCGGATCGCATTTGCGCGGTTTGTCCGGAAGCCGCCGCGCGTTTGAGCGTGATTTCGCTGGGACCGGATGCCGATTTGCGTCCTGCAGTCGATCTGAATGCGGCAAAGGCGCGCGCCGCAAAACTGATCGGAACGGAGTCGCCCTACCTGCTTCTCGTTGGAGCAAACACCGCGAGCAAACGGCACGACCTTGCGATTGCCGCTTTCGCCGCCGCGGTCCCGCCGCCGTGGCAGCTTGTGCTTGTCCAAAGACGCAAGGGCCGGGGTGCGCTCGTTCGGTTGGCGAATCGCCTCCACGTCGCGGATCGAATCGTCTGGCTCGAAACCATCGCGCGCCAGGATTTGATTACTCTGCTGCAAGCCGCCGGCGGCCTGGTTCAACCTTCGGTTTACGAAGGGTTCGGCCTGCCGGTCTTGGAAGCGATGGCCTGTGCCTGCCCCGTGATCGCGAGCGATATCGCGCCGTTTCGCGAAGTCACGGCAGGCGCTGTCCTTCTTTTTCCGGCGGGTGATCTCGACGGCCTTTCGAGGGCGCTGAAAGATTTCGTCAAATCGGCCCGGCTGCGACAGTCGCTGGCAGAACAGGGATTGTCGCGGGCCCGGGATTTTTCGTGGGATCGGTGCGCACAGGAAACCATGCAGGTTTATCGTGACGCTGCGGCCAAAGGCCACTGA
- a CDS encoding SDR family NAD(P)-dependent oxidoreductase, whose amino-acid sequence MKRVFITGASAGIGLATAKLLTAQGHEVWGTSRDITRLPQIPRLHPIAMELRDQHLIGGAFAKAWNQAGYFDVVINNAGSGHFGPGEFLATEEVQAQFQILVFAHIEICRLAFAAMRKQGSGRIINVTSLASRLPVPFMGAYNAAKAAMASFTMSLQLELAGSDIRVIDLQPGDIRTDFNDAVEKTDGGDPRYTGRVEQAWRVVDRNMKAAPEPELVARSIGKLIEAKNPPRRVTVGDAFQTTVAPLIFRFLPQAVRVWGLKKYYGLRD is encoded by the coding sequence ATGAAACGTGTTTTTATCACTGGAGCGAGCGCTGGGATCGGCCTGGCGACCGCGAAACTGCTGACCGCCCAGGGGCATGAGGTCTGGGGAACGTCTCGCGACATCACCCGCCTTCCCCAGATTCCGCGCCTTCACCCCATCGCGATGGAACTGCGCGACCAACACCTGATCGGCGGCGCCTTTGCCAAGGCGTGGAACCAGGCGGGGTATTTCGACGTGGTGATAAATAACGCCGGCAGCGGCCACTTCGGTCCGGGAGAATTTCTGGCTACGGAAGAAGTGCAGGCTCAATTCCAAATCCTGGTCTTCGCCCACATCGAAATCTGCCGGCTCGCCTTTGCCGCGATGCGCAAACAAGGAAGCGGCCGCATCATCAATGTCACCTCGCTTGCTTCGCGCCTTCCGGTTCCCTTCATGGGCGCCTACAACGCGGCCAAGGCTGCCATGGCTTCCTTCACTATGTCGTTGCAACTGGAGCTCGCGGGGTCGGACATTCGCGTGATCGATTTGCAGCCGGGCGATATCCGGACTGACTTCAATGATGCCGTCGAGAAAACCGACGGAGGCGATCCGCGTTACACCGGGCGCGTCGAACAGGCCTGGCGCGTCGTCGATCGCAACATGAAAGCTGCGCCGGAGCCGGAATTGGTCGCGCGCAGCATCGGCAAGTTGATCGAGGCAAAGAATCCGCCGCGAAGGGTCACGGTTGGGGACGCGTTCCAGACGACAGTCGCTCCGCTCATTTTCCGCTTTCTTCCCCAGGCCGTGCGAGTTTGGGGATTGAAGAAATATTACGGGCTGCGCGATTGA
- a CDS encoding NTP transferase domain-containing protein, giving the protein MKITDAVILMAGTGSRLRGSATTIAKPLIPIAGRPLISYAIESFARAGVKRLSAVVGPNGDELAAAVAPLIPPEMQFSPISNPNWRKQNGVSLLAAAGKVDAPFFLAMGDHLFESSILDRLLAEADLGKLNLAIDRKIDSIFDLNDAMKVRTEQSRIVAIGKQLEDYNAIDTGIFVCPELVFDYLRHALNEDDCSLADGVRLMAAAGNALAIDIGAAWWQDVDTPEMLARAEAVASRLL; this is encoded by the coding sequence TTGAAGATCACGGACGCTGTCATTCTCATGGCGGGGACCGGCTCCCGTTTGCGCGGCTCCGCGACCACAATTGCGAAGCCGCTTATCCCGATCGCGGGCCGGCCGCTTATTTCGTATGCAATAGAGTCATTCGCCAGGGCCGGGGTGAAGAGACTGTCCGCCGTGGTCGGCCCTAACGGCGATGAGTTAGCTGCCGCCGTGGCGCCATTAATCCCCCCGGAGATGCAGTTCAGCCCGATCTCGAATCCGAACTGGCGAAAACAAAATGGCGTTTCCCTTTTGGCGGCGGCCGGAAAAGTTGACGCGCCGTTTTTCCTCGCCATGGGAGATCATCTTTTTGAGTCCTCCATTCTCGATCGGCTCCTGGCCGAAGCCGACCTTGGAAAGCTAAATCTCGCCATCGACCGGAAGATCGATTCCATCTTCGACCTGAACGACGCGATGAAGGTGCGAACCGAACAGAGCCGGATCGTGGCGATCGGAAAGCAGCTCGAGGATTACAACGCGATCGACACGGGCATCTTCGTTTGTCCGGAGCTGGTCTTCGATTATCTGCGACACGCTCTCAACGAGGACGATTGCAGCCTGGCGGATGGCGTGCGGCTGATGGCGGCGGCGGGAAACGCGCTTGCGATCGATATCGGCGCAGCGTGGTGGCAGGATGTCGATACGCCCGAGATGCTGGCGCGTGCCGAGGCGGTCGCGAGCCGTCTTCTGTAG
- a CDS encoding CDP-alcohol phosphatidyltransferase family protein: MAEIHSLRRVLIVADESADWMVAGLRQLERLALSIDEFALENKETAPVQVCIFWRPDLDQSQRWTPNHERITRVAFTTELEGESFDLVLGTRLFLYRKAIRPLLETPLLPPPETLSSDDQANAWKICQRLVESLPHFREGAWDYIANGEEIDEVEARFLRRSGKSQDGLVSRYLNRPISRVVTRLLLRFPTTPNGWTLSIVALPIMGSLILLNGSYWSFVWGLILYQVYSILDGCDGEIARAKFLESERGRQLDGQCDILGNILLVLGLGAGLSRQMAFTGRSGWFYLLEGFLAAALIGLNEFWLARSKSGPGQQSSGSLGDTLYPRHRELVARSGLLVFGETFVSWLIQLTKRDVAILFFVFLAAIGLPAFILHLLVLVTAFTLAFAFRARHVL; this comes from the coding sequence ATGGCTGAGATCCATTCGCTCCGCCGGGTTCTGATTGTGGCCGACGAATCAGCGGATTGGATGGTCGCCGGCTTGCGCCAGCTGGAGCGGCTCGCCCTTTCCATCGACGAATTTGCCCTCGAGAACAAGGAGACCGCGCCCGTTCAGGTCTGCATCTTTTGGCGACCCGATCTCGACCAATCCCAGCGCTGGACGCCAAATCATGAGCGGATAACCAGAGTCGCGTTTACCACGGAGCTCGAGGGCGAATCGTTCGATCTGGTTCTCGGGACGCGGCTCTTTCTTTATCGGAAAGCCATTCGACCCCTGCTGGAAACGCCGCTCCTCCCTCCTCCCGAAACCCTTTCCTCGGACGACCAGGCAAATGCCTGGAAAATCTGTCAGCGGCTGGTCGAATCGTTGCCGCATTTCCGGGAAGGCGCCTGGGATTACATCGCGAACGGAGAAGAGATCGACGAGGTCGAGGCGAGATTCCTGCGGAGAAGCGGCAAATCCCAGGACGGTTTGGTGTCTCGATATCTGAATCGCCCGATTTCCCGGGTGGTGACGCGTCTTCTTCTGCGCTTCCCGACAACTCCCAACGGCTGGACGCTATCGATTGTGGCGCTCCCAATCATGGGATCGCTCATTCTTCTGAATGGAAGTTACTGGTCATTCGTCTGGGGCCTTATTCTTTATCAGGTCTACAGCATTCTCGATGGCTGCGACGGCGAGATCGCGCGCGCGAAGTTTTTGGAGAGCGAACGTGGGCGCCAGCTCGACGGCCAATGCGACATCCTCGGCAACATTCTGCTGGTGCTTGGCCTCGGAGCCGGGCTCTCGCGGCAGATGGCTTTCACAGGTCGTTCCGGGTGGTTCTATCTTCTGGAAGGATTTCTCGCCGCCGCGCTGATCGGTCTGAATGAGTTTTGGCTGGCGAGGAGCAAGTCCGGGCCAGGCCAGCAATCTTCCGGGTCGTTAGGCGACACGCTTTATCCGCGTCATCGCGAATTGGTGGCGCGCTCGGGCCTGTTGGTTTTTGGGGAGACGTTTGTTTCCTGGCTTATTCAACTGACGAAGCGAGATGTGGCCATCCTCTTTTTTGTTTTTCTCGCGGCCATTGGCTTGCCCGCTTTCATTTTGCATCTTCTGGTGCTGGTGACGGCGTTCACGCTCGCGTTCGCGTTCCGCGCTCGCCATGTTCTGTAG